The Polynucleobacter sp. TSB-Sco08W16 genome includes a region encoding these proteins:
- a CDS encoding NAD(P)/FAD-dependent oxidoreductase codes for MLHSPTLADAVIIGAGPVGLFQVFELGLLDIKAHVIDSLPEAGGQCIELYPDKPIYDIPAIPVCTGRELTNNLLKQIAPFSPQFHLGQEVTGLEQQADGRFLISTSQDLHFLAQTVFIAAGVGAFQPRLLNLESIEAFVDKQVFYHIKHPEQFSGKRIVICGGGDSALDWTLYFADKAASVTLIHRRDDFKAAPQSITKMRELCAAGKIQLVIGQITGYESKDDRLSEILISDIDGNTNLLPLDDLLIFFGLSPKLGPITNWGLDIDRKQIVVDTEKFQTSIPGIYAVGDINAYPGKKKLILSGFHEAALAAFAAAAYLNPEKQIQLQYTTTSPKLHQALGVKPASPE; via the coding sequence GTGTTGCACTCACCCACACTAGCCGACGCAGTCATCATTGGCGCCGGCCCAGTGGGTCTATTCCAAGTATTTGAGCTGGGTCTTTTAGATATCAAAGCACATGTCATTGATTCGCTGCCTGAAGCAGGTGGTCAATGTATTGAGTTATACCCCGACAAGCCGATCTACGACATTCCAGCGATTCCAGTCTGTACTGGGCGTGAGCTAACCAATAATCTCCTCAAGCAAATTGCACCATTTAGCCCGCAATTTCATTTAGGGCAAGAGGTCACAGGGCTTGAGCAGCAAGCCGATGGGCGCTTTCTAATCAGCACCTCACAAGATCTACATTTTCTAGCTCAAACAGTATTTATTGCAGCTGGCGTTGGCGCCTTTCAGCCCCGCTTACTCAATTTAGAGAGCATTGAAGCCTTTGTAGATAAACAAGTGTTCTATCACATCAAACATCCAGAGCAATTTTCTGGAAAGCGTATTGTCATTTGTGGTGGCGGAGATTCTGCGCTCGATTGGACTCTATATTTTGCAGACAAAGCAGCTAGCGTTACCTTGATTCATCGCCGCGATGACTTTAAAGCAGCGCCGCAATCAATCACCAAGATGCGAGAACTTTGCGCGGCTGGAAAAATTCAGCTAGTGATCGGACAAATTACTGGCTACGAAAGTAAAGATGATCGTTTATCTGAAATCCTTATAAGCGATATTGATGGCAATACCAATCTATTACCGCTAGATGATCTTTTGATCTTCTTTGGACTTTCACCTAAATTAGGTCCGATTACCAATTGGGGTTTAGATATTGATCGCAAGCAAATTGTGGTCGATACCGAAAAATTTCAGACTAGCATTCCAGGGATTTATGCCGTAGGTGATATTAATGCCTACCCAGGCAAAAAGAAGCTCATTTTGTCTGGCTTTCATGAGGCGGCTTTGGCTGCCTTTGCTGCTGCTGCATACCTCAATCCAGAGAAGCAAATTCAATTGCAGTACACCACCACCTCCCCCAAGCTTCATCAAGCGCTTGGGGTAAAGCCAGCCTCACCGGAGTAA
- a CDS encoding thymidylate synthase, producing MRQYHDLMKEVLAKGVQKSDRTGTGTISVFGHQMRFNLADGFPMVTTKKLHLKSIIYELLWFLKGSTDNNWLKDRGVSIWNEWAAPDGDLGPIYGYQWRSWPAPNGQHIDQISEVVETIKKNPDSRRIIVSAWNVADIPRMALAPCHAFFQFYVADGKLSCQLYQRSADIFLGVPFNIASYALLTHMMAQQCNLEVGDFIWTGGDCHLYSNHLEQVDLQLSREFFPLPKLNILRKPESIFDYEFEDFEIVGYESHPHIKAPVAI from the coding sequence ATGCGCCAATATCACGATCTCATGAAAGAAGTCCTTGCAAAAGGCGTTCAAAAGTCCGATAGGACAGGAACTGGCACGATCTCCGTGTTTGGGCACCAGATGCGCTTTAACTTGGCGGATGGCTTTCCGATGGTCACCACTAAAAAGCTGCACCTCAAGTCCATCATCTATGAATTGCTATGGTTCCTCAAAGGCAGTACCGATAACAATTGGCTCAAAGATCGTGGCGTTTCCATTTGGAATGAATGGGCTGCTCCCGATGGTGATTTAGGTCCAATTTATGGATACCAATGGCGCTCATGGCCGGCACCTAACGGTCAGCACATTGATCAGATAAGTGAAGTTGTAGAAACCATTAAAAAGAATCCGGACTCACGTCGCATTATCGTTTCCGCATGGAACGTAGCCGATATTCCGCGCATGGCTTTAGCGCCTTGTCATGCCTTCTTCCAGTTTTATGTTGCCGATGGCAAATTGTCTTGCCAGCTCTATCAACGTAGCGCTGATATTTTCTTAGGGGTGCCATTTAATATTGCCAGCTATGCCTTATTGACTCATATGATGGCGCAACAATGTAATTTAGAAGTGGGTGACTTTATTTGGACTGGTGGTGACTGTCATTTGTATAGCAATCACCTAGAGCAAGTTGATCTCCAGCTCTCTAGAGAGTTCTTCCCACTGCCCAAGCTCAATATTTTGCGCAAACCCGAATCTATTTTTGATTATGAATTTGAAGACTTTGAAATCGTGGGCTACGAATCCCATCCCCACATTAAAGCTCCGGTAGCTATTTAA
- a CDS encoding dihydrofolate reductase — protein MTQPAISMIVARSRNYVIGRDNQMPWKISADLQFFKRVTMGYPVIMGRKTWESIGRPLPGRRNIVVSRNASYELAGAELASSLDEALNRLSEAPRVFVIGGEQLFKQAFDRADKLFITEIEMDVDGGDTFFEVPKESDWKEVERTPGSENGIDFHFVTLERK, from the coding sequence ATGACACAACCTGCTATCTCGATGATCGTTGCGCGCTCGCGCAATTACGTTATTGGTCGAGACAATCAAATGCCTTGGAAGATCTCGGCAGACTTACAGTTCTTTAAGCGCGTCACCATGGGCTACCCGGTCATTATGGGTCGCAAGACATGGGAATCGATTGGTCGCCCACTTCCTGGTCGTCGCAATATCGTTGTTAGCCGAAACGCTAGCTATGAGCTTGCAGGCGCAGAACTTGCTAGCTCTCTTGATGAGGCACTCAATCGCTTAAGTGAAGCCCCTCGAGTGTTTGTGATTGGTGGCGAGCAACTATTTAAGCAAGCCTTTGATAGAGCTGACAAACTCTTTATCACTGAAATCGAGATGGATGTTGATGGTGGCGACACCTTCTTTGAGGTGCCCAAGGAATCAGATTGGAAAGAAGTGGAGCGGACTCCTGGGTCTGAAAATGGCATCGACTTTCACTTTGTCACACTTGAGCGTAAATAA
- a CDS encoding SOS response-associated peptidase, producing the protein MCVQYLTTTNTDWVKTHFDLDLPVTSAQDVFPTYPGPIVLKSHNTQRTALGPARFGLIPSWAKDEAFGRKTYNARLETVSEKPSYKHAWTKRHYALALADAFYEPCYESGKAVRTKITQVNCEPMAIASIWDTWTEPETGELIVSFSMLTIEAGKHPLMNRCHKSEDEKRTVVPLRPELFQEWLNATPESAMAILSLSSIPELTFSE; encoded by the coding sequence ATGTGTGTTCAATACCTTACAACCACTAATACCGATTGGGTCAAGACCCACTTTGATCTTGATCTGCCTGTAACTAGCGCACAGGACGTATTTCCTACCTACCCAGGCCCAATTGTTTTAAAAAGTCACAATACACAACGCACTGCGCTTGGCCCTGCCCGCTTTGGATTAATTCCCTCATGGGCTAAGGATGAGGCCTTTGGTAGAAAGACTTACAACGCTAGGCTAGAGACCGTCAGTGAAAAGCCGTCCTACAAACATGCATGGACCAAGCGCCACTATGCACTGGCTTTGGCAGATGCGTTTTATGAGCCCTGTTACGAATCTGGCAAAGCTGTTCGCACCAAGATTACCCAAGTCAATTGTGAGCCGATGGCCATTGCATCTATTTGGGATACCTGGACCGAACCTGAAACTGGGGAATTAATTGTGTCATTTTCAATGCTCACTATTGAGGCAGGTAAGCACCCTCTCATGAATCGTTGCCATAAATCTGAAGATGAAAAACGTACTGTCGTACCTCTACGACCGGAGCTATTTCAGGAATGGTTAAATGCCACACCCGAATCGGCAATGGCTATTTTAAGCCTTTCTTCAATTCCCGAACTCACCTTCTCTGAATAG
- a CDS encoding pseudouridine synthase, whose product MAKPISLEKILFSQGFGTRRYCSDLVYADLVKVNGVLAEDPEERIPTEGLVLNVEGKDWEFHEKAYIAFNKPANYECSHKTTHHPSVYSLLPTPFVERGLQCVGRLDFDTTGLLLISDDGQFIHKMTTPKKNIGKVYEITTPDPITSSQIDHLLNGVVLDDDPRPCYATACKQLSETTLAMTIVEGRYHQVKRMMAAVGNHVAKLHRVEIGSYVMPIDLVEGQWRWLYPEDLKQLSQSVESK is encoded by the coding sequence ATGGCAAAACCGATTTCCCTCGAAAAAATTCTCTTTAGCCAGGGCTTTGGCACACGTCGCTATTGTAGTGATTTGGTGTATGCCGACTTGGTCAAAGTGAACGGTGTTCTTGCTGAAGATCCTGAGGAGCGCATTCCAACAGAAGGGCTTGTGCTCAATGTTGAAGGCAAGGATTGGGAGTTCCACGAAAAAGCCTATATCGCTTTTAATAAGCCGGCAAACTATGAGTGCTCGCATAAAACAACACATCATCCGAGTGTCTATAGCTTATTGCCCACCCCTTTCGTAGAGCGCGGCTTGCAATGCGTTGGGCGCTTGGACTTTGATACCACTGGCCTGTTATTAATTTCAGATGATGGTCAATTTATTCATAAGATGACAACGCCTAAAAAGAACATTGGTAAGGTGTATGAAATCACAACACCTGACCCAATTACTTCGTCTCAAATAGATCATTTACTCAATGGGGTTGTTTTAGATGATGACCCCCGGCCATGTTATGCCACCGCGTGCAAACAGCTTTCTGAAACCACCTTAGCTATGACTATAGTTGAGGGTCGGTATCACCAAGTAAAACGCATGATGGCTGCGGTAGGTAATCATGTTGCTAAGCTACATCGGGTTGAAATTGGTTCATATGTGATGCCTATCGATTTGGTTGAGGGTCAATGGCGCTGGTTATATCCAGAGGATTTAAAACAGTTATCCCAAAGCGTAGAGTCAAAATGA
- a CDS encoding xanthine dehydrogenase family protein molybdopterin-binding subunit — protein sequence MTIQNTSRRDFIIKGSIAGGGLMLGIGALPEFALAQSGGSYDQNSPMKTGEPEVNAWVSIKPDDTVYIRIARSEMGQGTRTGLAQLVTEELECNWKKVKTQSATPGQSLARKRVWGEHGTGGSRGIRISEDYVRRGAAAARIMLVQAAANQWNVPVTELKVDKGVITHVPTGRKTTYGKVAELASTLTPPDPQSITLKDPRKWTVAGQPYARIDTANKVNGTKVYGADLQMPGMLCASVKSCPVFGGKIVSYDEAKVKNLRGVKGVVQIDDATVAVVADTWWRANTALNALPIVWNEGKAANVSQGDIDQMLRTGLDEQGDFWQRKVGDAPEVINSSAKKVEAIYYTPYRAHVTMEPMNATVKISGDRAEAWVPTQNGEGSHAALSEATGIPLANCEVYKLDSGCGLGRRGSTQDFTTYAAKVAMKFPGVPVKVLWSREEDMTHDYYHPIAMAKMSAGLDAGGNVTGMHIKVAGQSINATLAPSAIKDGKDERQLQGFYEKGPDAQLGYTFPALLTEYVMKNTHVPVGPWRGVNTNQNGIFMECFMDECAKAAGKDPVKFRQAVMQSHPKHLGVLNAAAQKANWDKPLPAGTYRGVAQFMGYASYSACVAEVSVDGNVVHVKRLVFALNSGHVVNPYLTREQIEGSVAMALGAIFNPEITVENGRIKQQNLDSYPMIKLASTPRIETVLVPTYDFWGGVGEPTICVVGPAVANAISAAIGRPVRNFPLYKEGLSLA from the coding sequence ATGACAATCCAAAATACTTCGCGTCGCGACTTTATTATCAAGGGCAGTATTGCTGGTGGTGGCTTAATGTTAGGCATTGGCGCTCTACCTGAGTTTGCTTTGGCGCAATCTGGTGGTTCATATGATCAGAACTCACCAATGAAAACCGGCGAGCCAGAAGTTAATGCTTGGGTCAGCATCAAGCCTGATGACACTGTCTACATCAGAATCGCCCGTTCCGAGATGGGGCAGGGCACTCGCACCGGTTTGGCTCAACTAGTTACTGAAGAGTTGGAATGCAATTGGAAAAAAGTAAAAACCCAGTCTGCAACTCCAGGCCAGAGTTTGGCGCGGAAGCGTGTATGGGGTGAGCACGGTACTGGCGGTAGCCGAGGTATTCGTATCTCTGAGGACTATGTGCGACGTGGCGCAGCTGCTGCCCGCATCATGTTGGTTCAGGCTGCCGCGAATCAGTGGAATGTTCCCGTTACAGAATTAAAAGTCGACAAGGGTGTCATTACTCATGTGCCAACTGGCCGCAAAACGACTTATGGAAAAGTCGCAGAGCTAGCATCTACTTTGACTCCTCCAGATCCACAGTCAATTACCTTAAAAGACCCGCGTAAGTGGACGGTGGCTGGTCAGCCTTATGCACGCATAGATACCGCCAATAAGGTAAATGGCACAAAAGTCTATGGTGCAGATCTCCAAATGCCTGGAATGTTATGTGCATCAGTGAAGTCTTGCCCGGTATTTGGCGGGAAGATTGTCAGTTATGACGAGGCAAAGGTAAAGAACTTACGTGGTGTTAAAGGCGTAGTCCAAATTGATGATGCGACGGTTGCTGTAGTGGCAGATACTTGGTGGCGTGCAAACACTGCCTTGAATGCATTGCCTATTGTCTGGAATGAGGGCAAAGCTGCCAACGTTTCTCAGGGTGATATTGATCAGATGTTACGTACTGGCTTGGATGAGCAAGGTGACTTCTGGCAGCGAAAGGTGGGCGATGCTCCTGAAGTAATTAATAGCTCTGCTAAAAAAGTAGAGGCGATTTATTACACTCCATATCGCGCTCACGTCACCATGGAGCCGATGAACGCTACCGTGAAAATTAGTGGTGATCGTGCAGAAGCTTGGGTGCCCACTCAAAATGGGGAGGGATCGCATGCAGCTTTATCTGAAGCTACCGGGATTCCATTGGCCAATTGTGAAGTCTATAAATTAGATTCTGGTTGTGGTTTGGGTCGTCGCGGCTCTACACAAGACTTTACGACCTATGCAGCCAAGGTTGCCATGAAGTTCCCTGGAGTGCCGGTGAAGGTGCTTTGGAGTCGTGAAGAGGACATGACACACGACTACTATCACCCAATTGCGATGGCAAAAATGAGCGCTGGCTTGGATGCAGGCGGCAATGTGACTGGTATGCACATTAAAGTGGCTGGCCAATCCATTAACGCCACTCTCGCACCCTCGGCAATTAAAGACGGTAAAGATGAGCGTCAGTTGCAAGGGTTTTATGAAAAAGGCCCTGATGCACAGCTCGGTTATACATTTCCAGCGCTCTTAACCGAATATGTCATGAAGAATACCCATGTGCCTGTCGGACCATGGCGTGGCGTAAACACGAACCAGAATGGCATCTTTATGGAATGCTTTATGGACGAATGTGCAAAAGCCGCTGGTAAGGATCCTGTCAAATTTAGACAGGCCGTAATGCAAAGTCATCCCAAACATTTAGGTGTTTTGAATGCAGCCGCTCAAAAAGCCAATTGGGATAAGCCTTTGCCTGCCGGAACCTATCGTGGTGTGGCTCAGTTCATGGGTTACGCAAGTTACTCTGCATGTGTTGCTGAAGTCTCTGTCGATGGCAATGTGGTTCATGTCAAACGTTTAGTATTTGCATTGAACTCTGGTCATGTTGTAAATCCCTATTTAACTCGCGAGCAAATCGAAGGCTCTGTAGCAATGGCTTTAGGTGCGATCTTCAACCCAGAAATTACAGTTGAAAATGGTCGCATCAAACAGCAGAATTTGGATTCTTATCCAATGATCAAGTTAGCATCTACCCCGCGAATCGAAACAGTCTTGGTGCCAACCTATGATTTCTGGGGCGGGGTAGGCGAACCAACTATCTGCGTCGTTGGTCCTGCTGTTGCCAATGCGATTTCCGCCGCTATTGGTAGACCTGTGCGCAACTTCCCTCTCTATAAGGAGGGCTTGAGCTTGGCATAA
- a CDS encoding DUF2889 domain-containing protein: MLSTPKPRTPIHTREITFCGFAREDGLWDIEGHLKDFKPTPFVTGNTTWKPGEAFHDMWVRLTINNELVIQDIEVSMDAHPHPECPQVIPPMDALVGARIGKGWRKTIQTHLGGIAGCTHLRELLNSLATAAFQSIPGALFDPDTNKPPLYLGTCKSWDFNGPVVLRIYPKFYRWQDQSS, translated from the coding sequence ATGCTTTCAACACCAAAACCACGTACCCCAATCCATACCCGAGAAATTACCTTCTGTGGCTTTGCCAGAGAAGATGGTCTATGGGATATCGAGGGCCATCTCAAGGACTTCAAACCTACGCCTTTTGTAACTGGCAATACCACTTGGAAGCCGGGCGAGGCCTTTCATGATATGTGGGTTCGCCTAACAATCAATAATGAGCTCGTCATTCAGGATATTGAGGTGTCGATGGATGCACATCCGCACCCAGAATGCCCACAAGTAATTCCACCAATGGATGCACTTGTTGGTGCACGCATTGGAAAAGGTTGGCGCAAAACAATTCAAACGCATTTGGGCGGCATTGCGGGCTGTACCCATTTACGCGAATTACTGAATAGTCTTGCTACTGCTGCCTTCCAATCCATTCCGGGCGCATTATTTGATCCCGATACAAACAAGCCGCCACTTTACCTAGGCACATGTAAGTCTTGGGATTTCAATGGCCCTGTAGTGCTACGCATTTATCCCAAGTTTTATCGCTGGCAAGACCAGAGTTCTTAA
- the msrQ gene encoding protein-methionine-sulfoxide reductase heme-binding subunit MsrQ, which produces MMFLKSAVFLLSLIPLGRLVWLGYEDGLGANPIEFITRSTGTWALVFLCCTLTMTPLRLVTGSVIWIKLRRMLGLFCFFYASIHFSIWLFLDQSLDLQAMLHDVIKRPFITMGFVSLVLLIPLALTSNRWSVRQLGKRWTLLHKLIYIITITAIAHYWWHKAGKNDLQTVSIYAGVVLVLLVFRLPLVSQYFRQQLKS; this is translated from the coding sequence ATGATGTTTCTGAAAAGCGCCGTATTTCTACTCTCTCTAATTCCTTTGGGGCGCTTGGTATGGCTTGGGTATGAGGATGGATTGGGCGCTAATCCTATAGAATTCATTACCCGCTCAACTGGTACATGGGCTTTAGTATTTCTATGCTGCACGCTGACCATGACGCCATTGCGTCTTGTTACCGGCTCAGTTATCTGGATTAAGCTGCGTCGCATGCTTGGGCTATTCTGTTTTTTCTATGCCAGCATCCATTTCAGTATTTGGCTTTTCTTAGACCAGAGTCTTGATCTGCAAGCGATGTTGCACGATGTGATCAAAAGGCCATTCATTACGATGGGCTTTGTAAGTTTGGTGTTATTGATTCCATTGGCACTCACATCAAATCGATGGTCTGTGAGGCAGCTAGGAAAACGCTGGACCTTGTTGCATAAACTCATTTACATCATTACGATCACTGCTATTGCTCATTATTGGTGGCACAAGGCTGGTAAGAATGACTTACAAACGGTATCGATCTATGCTGGAGTGGTGCTAGTGCTTTTAGTTTTCAGACTACCATTGGTCAGTCAGTATTTTCGTCAACAACTAAAGAGCTAA
- a CDS encoding SDR family NAD(P)-dependent oxidoreductase, giving the protein MEHTVLVTGATAGFGEATARRFLAHGHKVIAVGRRAERLDALKASLPADQQKKLLTLVVDVCDSAKVDALATALPAEFTNVTVLVNNAGLALGLEPAQKAILSDWDQMIDTNIKGLVHMSRAFLPGMVERKRGHVINLGSVAANYPYPGGNVYGGTKAFVKQFSLNLRADLIGTPVRVTCIEPGMCAGTEFSNVRFKGDDDKAGQVYTGVKALSADDVAEAIYWSATLPSHMNINVLEVMPVQQASNAFNVYRGEF; this is encoded by the coding sequence ATGGAACATACCGTTTTAGTTACTGGCGCTACTGCCGGATTTGGTGAGGCAACTGCCCGCCGTTTTTTAGCTCATGGGCACAAGGTCATTGCTGTCGGAAGAAGGGCGGAGCGTTTAGATGCTCTCAAAGCATCTCTACCCGCTGATCAACAGAAAAAATTATTAACCTTAGTAGTAGACGTTTGCGATAGCGCAAAAGTGGATGCCTTGGCGACTGCTTTACCTGCTGAATTTACTAATGTGACGGTACTGGTTAATAACGCAGGCTTAGCCTTGGGCCTTGAACCAGCTCAAAAAGCCATCTTGAGTGATTGGGATCAAATGATTGATACCAATATCAAAGGTCTCGTTCATATGAGTCGCGCATTCTTGCCTGGCATGGTGGAGCGTAAACGGGGGCATGTGATCAACTTGGGATCAGTAGCGGCTAATTACCCTTATCCAGGTGGCAACGTATATGGCGGGACGAAAGCGTTTGTGAAGCAATTTAGTTTGAACTTGCGTGCTGATTTAATCGGAACCCCTGTGCGCGTGACTTGTATTGAGCCAGGTATGTGTGCTGGTACAGAGTTCTCTAATGTTCGTTTTAAGGGAGATGACGATAAGGCAGGTCAGGTTTACACCGGAGTAAAGGCTTTGAGTGCTGACGATGTAGCCGAAGCTATTTACTGGTCTGCGACTCTACCAAGTCACATGAATATTAACGTGCTCGAAGTCATGCCAGTTCAGCAAGCTTCTAATGCGTTTAATGTGTACCGCGGAGAGTTTTAA
- a CDS encoding (2Fe-2S)-binding protein — MQLNINGQIHNVDVEPNMPLLWAIREVIGLTGTKYGCGVAQCGACTVYMNGEPVRSCSVPVSAVGATKITTIESLSKDNSHPVQKAWIALDVPQCGYCQSGQVMAAAALLKRTPKPTDADIDNAMSNICRCGTYQKIRDGIHVASGQKTLAEVLAQYQASPATRG; from the coding sequence ATGCAGCTAAACATCAATGGGCAGATCCACAATGTCGACGTAGAGCCCAATATGCCCCTGCTATGGGCTATTCGTGAGGTAATAGGACTGACAGGTACCAAGTATGGCTGTGGAGTAGCCCAATGCGGCGCCTGTACCGTCTATATGAATGGCGAACCTGTTCGCTCATGCTCGGTTCCGGTATCCGCTGTTGGTGCCACTAAGATTACGACGATTGAATCTTTGTCTAAAGACAACTCCCATCCAGTGCAAAAAGCCTGGATTGCACTAGACGTCCCTCAGTGCGGCTATTGCCAATCTGGGCAGGTCATGGCTGCCGCTGCCTTACTAAAAAGAACACCAAAACCTACTGATGCAGATATTGATAACGCCATGTCGAATATTTGTCGCTGTGGCACGTATCAAAAAATTCGTGATGGCATTCATGTTGCATCCGGTCAGAAAACATTAGCAGAAGTGTTGGCGCAATACCAAGCTTCTCCTGCGACTCGTGGTTAA
- a CDS encoding 4a-hydroxytetrahydrobiopterin dehydratase, which yields MSAIVLSRDFDYQEAIPLWRVESSGIHITREFIFQDFKQAFAFMTLCAQYADEIDHHPDWKNSWNRVVVQLSTHSAKALTTLDIQMAKAMDAYALQV from the coding sequence ATGAGTGCAATAGTTCTATCTCGGGATTTCGATTACCAAGAAGCCATTCCCCTGTGGAGAGTGGAGTCATCAGGTATTCACATTACCCGTGAATTTATTTTTCAAGATTTCAAACAGGCATTTGCATTCATGACGCTGTGCGCACAATATGCCGATGAAATTGATCACCACCCAGATTGGAAAAATTCTTGGAATAGAGTGGTGGTGCAGTTAAGCACCCATTCAGCTAAAGCATTGACTACTCTAGACATTCAGATGGCTAAAGCAATGGATGCTTACGCCTTGCAGGTGTAG
- the fdxA gene encoding ferredoxin FdxA, translated as MTYVVTESCIRCKYTDCVDVCPVDCFREGPNFLVIDPDECIDCAVCVPECPVNAIYAEDDVPGDQQAFIKLNAELSPSWTSITKSKAALPDADEWKDVKNKLDQLVK; from the coding sequence ATGACTTACGTTGTTACCGAATCCTGCATCCGCTGCAAATACACTGACTGCGTTGATGTTTGCCCAGTTGATTGTTTTCGCGAAGGTCCTAATTTCTTGGTCATCGATCCAGATGAGTGCATCGACTGCGCAGTATGCGTACCAGAATGCCCAGTCAATGCGATTTATGCAGAAGATGACGTACCTGGAGATCAACAAGCTTTCATCAAACTCAATGCTGAGTTATCTCCCTCATGGACATCGATCACCAAATCTAAGGCAGCACTTCCAGATGCTGACGAATGGAAAGATGTCAAAAACAAACTTGATCAGCTTGTAAAGTAA
- a CDS encoding peptidylprolyl isomerase, which translates to MKFFSLQFKPLAMQFIAASFLTAAACGSANAQQSGLPVNAAASVNGTIITNDMVEQGIRAALSQGQKDSPELRKAVLEKFIEVLLLSQQAEKDGLANSDKANTQLMMIRQNYLADLELSNFMTKNPITDADVQAEYNKQVSSLGPQGMIVEYKISDIAVATEADAQAALNRIKKGEPFDKVAKSVSLAPNKAQGGAAGWVQAGQVPPQISAALVNLAKGQTSSPIDLQQGWYLLKVEDKKSSKPPTFEQAKQAVRAGLIQKKQFEFVSQIAKNSKIIVQ; encoded by the coding sequence ATGAAATTTTTTAGCCTTCAATTTAAGCCCCTGGCTATGCAATTTATTGCTGCTAGTTTTTTGACTGCTGCTGCTTGCGGATCTGCCAATGCTCAGCAAAGCGGTTTACCCGTAAATGCTGCTGCCTCCGTTAATGGCACCATCATCACCAACGACATGGTTGAGCAAGGTATTCGTGCGGCACTTTCACAAGGGCAAAAAGATTCTCCCGAGTTACGTAAAGCCGTACTAGAAAAATTCATCGAAGTATTGCTCTTATCGCAACAAGCGGAAAAAGATGGTTTAGCAAATTCTGACAAGGCAAATACGCAATTGATGATGATTCGTCAAAACTATTTAGCTGACCTAGAGCTTTCTAATTTCATGACGAAAAATCCTATTACCGATGCCGATGTGCAGGCGGAGTACAACAAACAAGTTTCTTCCCTTGGACCGCAAGGCATGATTGTGGAATACAAGATTAGCGATATCGCTGTTGCTACTGAGGCAGATGCGCAAGCGGCATTAAATAGAATTAAAAAAGGCGAGCCCTTTGATAAAGTTGCTAAAAGCGTTTCATTGGCCCCCAATAAGGCTCAAGGCGGTGCTGCAGGATGGGTTCAGGCAGGTCAAGTGCCACCCCAGATTTCAGCTGCTTTAGTGAATCTTGCCAAAGGCCAAACTTCATCCCCAATCGATCTTCAGCAGGGCTGGTATTTGCTCAAAGTAGAAGATAAAAAATCTAGCAAGCCGCCTACCTTTGAGCAAGCTAAGCAAGCTGTGCGTGCTGGACTAATCCAGAAGAAGCAGTTTGAATTTGTGTCCCAAATTGCAAAGAACTCAAAGATTATCGTTCAGTAA